In a single window of the Elaeis guineensis isolate ETL-2024a chromosome 4, EG11, whole genome shotgun sequence genome:
- the LOC140857217 gene encoding uncharacterized protein yields MRPTDAEIRQYVARKRPASGAGPSRPSKKPSAAAPTVAASAIDQSEPVIALSAPTVQPEERPTEVAAEGTSAASPTGVASDAVREPERHPSASAAATGGAVSSSSIPSLPDPLAGAADRGKAPMDPADDTRSGSRTAPPGAQVPEGASALADHNLARRLCQGILLPADVEVLKSRQVIEMLSSFYPIMVGLIYTMSELEAGYRRFGNVRATWKDRAVAVEADRAMLVEHLKQSTDREAKLVDEISRLGSELKSARKEAKRKGRTAHRLRRERDGVAAELEAEREQLRVSWRVSPRPRRTCRLPKPMPT; encoded by the exons atgaggccgaccgatgctGAGATCAGGCAATATGtggcgaggaagaggccggcgtcgGGGGCTGGACCTTCACGGCCGTCGAAGAAACCCTCCgcagcggcgccgaccgtcgcaGCGTCGGCGATCGatcagtcggagccggtgatTGCACTCTCGGCTCCGACGGTGCAACCGGAGGAAAGGCCGACGGAGGTAGCGGCTGAAGGAACGTCGGCGGCTTCGCCGACGGGAGTAGCGTCGGACGccgttcgggaacccgaacgtCATCCGTCGGCGTCTGCAGCGGCAACGGGGGGTGCTGTGTCAAGCTCGAGCATCCCTTCCTTACCCGATCCACTGGCTGGggcggccgatcgggggaaagccccgatggaccccgctgaCGACACAAGATCGGGGAGTCGCACCGCGCCACCTGGCGCTCAGGTCCCTGAAGGAGCGTCGgcgctggccgaccacaacctggccaggagactgtgccaggggatccttctcccagccgacgtggaggtgctGAAGTCTCGGCAAGTGATCGAGATGctatcttcgttctacccgatCATGGTCGGG CTAATCTAtaccatgtccgaacttgaggccgggtaccggaggttcgggaacgttCGGGCGACCTGGAAGGACAGGGCGGTGGCCGTCGAAGCCGACAGGGCGATGCTGGTCGAACACTTGAAGCAGTCGACCGATCGGGAGGCAAAGCTGGTGGACGAGATCTCTCGTCTCGGGTCCGAGCTCAAGTCGGCCCGTAaggaagccaagcgcaagggtcggacTGCGCACCGTCTGCGGCGCGAGCGGGACGGCGTCGCCGCCGAGCtcgaggccgaacgcgagcagcttcgggtcagctGGAGAGtctcgccaaggccgaggaggacttgtcgattgcccaagccgatgccgacatag